The Oenanthe melanoleuca isolate GR-GAL-2019-014 chromosome 15, OMel1.0, whole genome shotgun sequence genome contains a region encoding:
- the PLA2G1B gene encoding phospholipase A2 encodes MKFLALLFLLSVGAASAEVSSRAVWLFRELIKCTLPKSHPLLDFNGYGCYCGLGGSGTPVDELDRCCQVHDACYSQAQKLKSCRFLLDNPYTKFYRYSCSDGEITCSSKNKECAMFICNCDRAAAECFAKAPYNPEHKDLDTDKHCK; translated from the exons ATGAAGTTCCTggccctgcttttcctgctgtcgG TGGGCGCAGCCAGCGCCGAGGTCTCGTCCCGGGCTGTGTGGCTGTTCCGGGAGTTGATCAAGTGCACCCTGCCCAAGAGCCACCCGCTGCTGGACTTCAATGGCTACGGCTGCTACTGTGGCCTGGGGGGCAGCGGCACGCCTGTGGACGAGCTCGACAG GTGCTGCCAAGTACATGATGCGTGCTACTCACAGGCACAGAAACTAAAATCCTGCAGATTCCTCCTGGACAACCCCTACACTAAGTTTTACCGCTACAGCTGTTCTGATGGGGAGATCACATGTAGCA gCAAGAACAAGGAGTGCGCCATGTTTATCTGCAACTGCGACCGCGCCGCCGCCGAGTGCTTCGCCAAGGCGCCCTACAACCCCGAGCACAAGGACCTGGACACCGACAAACACTGCAAATAA